From the genome of Ralstonia pickettii, one region includes:
- a CDS encoding VOC family protein, protein MSFPRPANTPWLVPYLTVRDASAAIAFYRNAFGFGVQDEVHDHGRPIHVEMTYQGQLMLMFAPEGVFGSTAKAPAGAGFECPQSFHLYCDDVDTAYQHALDQGATSIMAPHDAFWGERYAAVRDPDGYRWGLACRPAAA, encoded by the coding sequence ATGAGCTTTCCCCGCCCCGCCAACACGCCGTGGCTCGTCCCGTACCTGACCGTGCGTGACGCATCGGCCGCCATCGCCTTCTATCGCAACGCGTTCGGCTTTGGCGTGCAGGATGAGGTGCACGACCATGGCCGCCCCATCCACGTCGAGATGACCTACCAGGGCCAACTCATGCTGATGTTTGCGCCCGAAGGTGTCTTCGGCTCCACCGCAAAAGCCCCGGCCGGCGCGGGCTTCGAATGCCCGCAGAGCTTCCATCTGTATTGCGACGACGTCGACACCGCGTACCAGCACGCGCTCGACCAGGGCGCCACGTCGATCATGGCGCCGCACGATGCCTTCTGGGGCGAGCGCTATGCCGCCGTGCGCGATCCCGACGGCTATCGCTGGGGCCTCGCCTGCCGGCCCGCAGCGGCCTGA
- a CDS encoding YidB family protein: MGLLDSILGGGNDASGAQSSLLGNKKVLLAVGVLAYLAMKHKSRGAGDAAAPQGQEEQGGGLFGSLGGLLGAAGGAGALGGLLGGAGGAGGLGGLLGGLLGGGSGNADQAAVGGIGPLQQILEQAGLGEQVKSWIGNGQNLPVSGEQITQALSGTGALEEVSKLAAHLGISEGDLANHLAEGLPEAVNHLTPQGAVPAA, translated from the coding sequence ATGGGTCTACTCGATTCGATTCTCGGCGGCGGCAACGACGCCAGCGGCGCGCAATCGTCCTTGCTGGGCAACAAGAAGGTGCTGCTGGCCGTGGGCGTGCTGGCCTATCTGGCGATGAAGCACAAGTCGCGAGGCGCGGGCGATGCGGCCGCGCCCCAGGGGCAGGAAGAACAGGGCGGCGGCCTGTTCGGTTCGCTCGGTGGCCTGCTGGGTGCGGCAGGGGGTGCCGGCGCGCTGGGCGGCCTGCTCGGCGGCGCTGGCGGAGCGGGTGGCCTTGGCGGTCTGCTCGGCGGCTTGCTGGGCGGCGGCAGCGGTAATGCAGATCAGGCAGCGGTGGGTGGCATTGGGCCGCTGCAGCAGATCCTGGAACAAGCCGGTCTGGGCGAACAGGTGAAATCGTGGATCGGCAATGGTCAGAACTTGCCGGTGTCGGGCGAGCAGATCACGCAGGCACTGAGCGGCACAGGTGCGTTGGAGGAGGTGTCGAAACTGGCCGCCCACCTGGGTATCAGCGAAGGCGACCTCGCCAACCACCTCGCTGAAGGCCTGCCCGAAGCGGTCAACCACCTCACGCCGCAGGGCGCAGTGCCGGCGGCCTGA
- a CDS encoding 16S rRNA (uracil(1498)-N(3))-methyltransferase — protein MGLPRFFVDTPLAPNTTITLPEAVTRHIHVLRLAVGDDVCLFDGSGHEFRARLDAINKRDATANLADATQPDTEARYAITLAQGIAGGDKMDWLIEKAVELGVHAVTPLQTERAVVRLSGERAAKRVQHWQALVQAACEQCGRARVPVVAPVATLREWLAAAKSTDALRVLLSPRGTQSLTQWAVQSRTHIEGSGIVLLIGPEGGLSPDEEALAESAGFLPLTLGRRILRTESAALVAVSALHAVLGEF, from the coding sequence ATGGGGCTTCCCCGTTTTTTCGTCGATACGCCGCTCGCTCCCAACACCACTATCACACTGCCCGAGGCTGTCACGCGCCACATCCACGTGCTGCGCTTGGCCGTTGGCGATGACGTCTGCCTGTTCGATGGCTCGGGCCACGAATTCCGCGCTCGGCTCGATGCCATCAACAAGCGCGATGCCACCGCCAACCTTGCCGATGCCACGCAGCCCGACACCGAGGCGCGCTACGCCATCACGTTGGCACAAGGCATTGCCGGTGGCGACAAGATGGATTGGCTGATCGAGAAGGCCGTCGAGCTGGGCGTGCATGCCGTCACCCCGCTACAGACCGAACGCGCCGTGGTGCGCCTCTCCGGCGAGCGTGCCGCCAAGCGCGTGCAGCACTGGCAGGCACTGGTGCAGGCCGCCTGCGAGCAATGCGGCCGCGCCCGCGTGCCGGTGGTCGCACCGGTCGCCACGCTGCGCGAATGGCTTGCCGCCGCCAAGTCGACCGACGCGCTGCGCGTGTTGCTGTCACCGCGCGGCACACAGTCGCTCACGCAGTGGGCGGTGCAGTCGCGCACGCACATCGAAGGCAGCGGCATCGTCCTGCTGATCGGCCCCGAAGGCGGTCTTTCGCCCGACGAAGAAGCGCTTGCCGAATCTGCGGGTTTCTTACCACTGACACTCGGGCGACGTATTCTGAGAACGGAATCGGCGGCGCTTGTGGCCGTCTCCGCGCTGCACGCCGTGCTCGGCGAGTTCTAA